The following proteins are co-located in the Delphinus delphis chromosome 5, mDelDel1.2, whole genome shotgun sequence genome:
- the C1QTNF7 gene encoding complement C1q tumor necrosis factor-related protein 7, producing MFVLLYVTSFAICASGQPRGNQFKGDSYSPRYICSIPGLPGPPGPPGANGSPGPHGRIGLPGRDGRDGRKGEKGEKGAAGLRGKTGPLGLAGEKGDQGETGKKGPMGPEGEKGEVGPVGPPGPKGDRGEQGGPGLPGVCRCGSIVLKSAFSVGITTSYPEERLPIIFNKVLFNEGEHYNPATGKFICAFPGIYYFSYDITLANKHLAIGLVHNGQYRIKTFDANTGNHDVASGSTVIYLQPEDEVWLEIFFTDQNGLFSDPGWADSLFSGFLLYVDTDYLDSISEDDEL from the exons ATGTTTGTCTTGCTCTATGTTACAAGTTTTGCCATTTGTGCGAGTGGACAACCTCGGGGTAATCAGTTCAAAGGAGACAGCTACTCCCCAAGATATATCTGTAGCATTCCTGGCTTACCTGGACCTCCAGGCCCCCCTGGAGCAAATGGTTCCCCTGGGCCCCATGGTCGGATCGGCCTTCCAGGACGAGATGGTAGAGACggcaggaaaggagagaaaggtgaAAAGGGGGCTGCAG GTTTGAGAGGTAAGACTGGACCACTGGGCCTTGCTGGAGAGAAAGGGGACCAAGGAGAGACTGGGAAGAAAGGACCCATGGGACctgagggagaaaaaggagaagtaggtCCTGTTGGGCCTCCTGGACCAAAGGGAGACAGAGGAGAGCAAGGGGGCCCAGGGCTGCCTGGTGTTTGTAGATGTGGAAGCATCGTGCTCAAATCTGCCTTTTCTGTTGGCATCACAACAAGCTACCCAGAAGAAAGATTACCAATTATATTTAACAAGGTCCTCTTCAATGAAGGAGAGCACTACAACCCTGCAACAGGGAAGTTCATCTGTGCTTTCCCAGGAATCTATTACTTTTCTTATGATATCACATTGGCAAATAAGCATCTGGCAATTGGGCTAGTACACAATGGGCAGTACCGGATAAAGACCTTTGACGCCAACACAGGAAACCATGACGTGGCTTCAGGGTCCACAGTCATCTATCTGCAGCCAGAAGATGAAGTCTGGCTGGAGATCTTCTTCACTGACCAGAATGGCCTCTTCTCGGACCCAGGTTGGGCAGACAGTTTGTTCTCTGGATTTCTCCTATATGTTGACACAGATTATCTAGACTCCATATCAGAAGATGATGAGCTCTGA